Proteins encoded in a region of the Bacteroidota bacterium genome:
- a CDS encoding aminotransferase class IV, which produces MQQFILYNGELIPADKPVFSVKNRSFRYGDGIFESVRVIKNNICFLNNHVERLMRDATFLNIQLPAFFTAEFLSIQIKELLKKNGILADARVRVTLFRKEGGFYAPIDNSMEYLIEANALYTDGFNLNKTGLIIDIYEKFRKPLNLLSNLKTNNALLFVLSSMDKIEKNLDDCLILNELGNIAEATSSNFFLVSSGKIYTPSLEEGCVAGTMRKTIIELALSQGRKVYECAISPDDLLNADELFLTNAINGISWIAGFGKKRYFHPVASKLNQLLINLSS; this is translated from the coding sequence ATGCAGCAGTTTATCCTGTATAATGGTGAGCTTATTCCAGCTGACAAACCTGTTTTTTCAGTTAAAAACAGATCATTCAGATATGGAGATGGGATTTTTGAATCTGTTCGTGTAATTAAAAATAACATCTGTTTTTTGAACAACCATGTGGAGCGTTTAATGCGTGATGCGACTTTTCTAAATATACAATTACCTGCTTTTTTTACAGCAGAATTTTTAAGCATTCAAATTAAAGAGTTACTGAAAAAAAATGGAATTTTAGCCGATGCAAGGGTTAGAGTTACACTTTTTAGAAAAGAAGGAGGATTTTACGCCCCCATTGACAATTCAATGGAATATTTAATTGAAGCAAATGCATTGTATACAGATGGTTTTAATTTGAACAAAACAGGGTTAATCATTGATATTTATGAAAAATTCAGAAAACCCTTGAATTTGCTCTCTAATTTAAAAACCAACAATGCCTTGCTTTTTGTGCTATCTTCAATGGATAAGATAGAAAAAAACCTTGATGATTGTTTAATTTTAAATGAATTAGGGAACATCGCAGAAGCAACTTCTTCTAATTTTTTTCTTGTTTCATCCGGAAAAATATATACCCCTTCCTTGGAAGAGGGGTGTGTTGCCGGAACAATGCGTAAAACAATTATTGAACTTGCTCTTTCTCAGGGCCGTAAGGTCTATGAGTGTGCAATTTCTCCTGATGATTTATTAAATGCAGATGAACTGTTTCTTACAAATGCAATAAACGGTATAAGTTGGATTGCGGGATTCGGCAAAAAGAGGTATTTCCATCCTGTTGCTTCAAAATTAAATCAACTGCTTATTAACCTTAGCTCATAA
- a CDS encoding rhomboid family intramembrane serine protease, which translates to MLLQQIFTFVPMTLIIIIITALVSIIAFQKHDIMYKYQFNPYFVKNNNEWIRFFSHALLHADWMHLIFNMLVLYFFGSVVESYFDLYFGDKGILYFLLLYIGGIIFAVLPTYRKHQNDIYYNSVGASGAVSAVLFSSVLLDPVRDLCLYGVLCFPGIIWALIYLGYSFYMGRRGKDNINHDAHFWGAIFGIVFTIAIRPSFAVEFLDKIANFI; encoded by the coding sequence ATGTTGCTGCAACAAATTTTTACCTTTGTACCCATGACATTAATAATTATTATTATCACCGCACTTGTTTCCATCATTGCTTTTCAAAAGCATGATATAATGTATAAATACCAGTTCAATCCCTATTTTGTTAAGAATAACAATGAATGGATTCGTTTTTTCTCCCACGCACTGCTTCATGCAGACTGGATGCATCTTATTTTTAACATGCTTGTCCTTTATTTTTTTGGAAGTGTGGTAGAATCTTATTTTGATCTTTATTTTGGAGATAAAGGCATACTTTATTTTCTACTTCTATATATTGGAGGAATTATTTTCGCAGTACTACCAACCTACAGAAAACATCAAAATGATATTTATTATAATTCAGTTGGTGCTTCTGGGGCTGTTTCCGCAGTTTTATTTTCAAGCGTATTGCTTGATCCAGTCAGGGATTTATGTCTTTATGGAGTTTTGTGTTTTCCTGGAATAATATGGGCATTAATTTATTTAGGATATTCTTTTTATATGGGACGAAGGGGAAAAGACAATATCAACCACGATGCACACTTTTGGGGAGCCATCTTTGGAATTGTTTTCACCATTGCAATAAGGCCTTCCTTTGCTGTGGAATTTTTAGATAAAATTGCAAATTTCATTTAG
- a CDS encoding aminodeoxychorismate/anthranilate synthase component II, with protein MNILILDNYDSFTYNLVHIIEKISDCTVHVHRNDKIKLEQIEHYDKIVLSPGPGLPSDAGILIPLIQRFYKTKSILGICLGHQAIAEVYGGNLINLDEVLHGVSLPVVVQKKDVIFDGIPNSFLTGRYHSWVVDKNIPDALEVLARDKNGNVMALRHKEFDVKGVQFHPESVLTEFGEKLLKNWLYS; from the coding sequence ATGAATATCCTGATTTTAGATAATTATGATTCCTTTACCTATAATCTTGTTCATATTATTGAAAAAATTTCAGATTGTACCGTTCATGTGCATAGAAATGATAAAATAAAACTTGAACAGATCGAGCATTATGACAAAATTGTTTTGTCTCCGGGCCCTGGTTTACCCTCTGATGCAGGTATTTTGATCCCTTTAATTCAAAGGTTTTATAAAACCAAAAGTATATTAGGTATTTGCCTTGGCCATCAAGCAATTGCTGAGGTTTATGGAGGAAATTTAATTAATCTTGATGAAGTCCTGCACGGGGTTTCATTGCCTGTAGTGGTTCAAAAGAAGGATGTGATTTTTGATGGCATTCCAAATTCCTTTCTTACAGGAAGATATCATTCCTGGGTTGTAGATAAAAACATTCCGGATGCACTTGAAGTACTTGCAAGGGATAAAAATGGAAATGTTATGGCACTAAGACATAAGGAATTTGATGTGAAAGGAGTTCAATTTCATCCTGAATCTGTGCTCACCGAATTCGGAGAAAAATTATTAAAAAACTGGCTTTATTCCTGA